The window ACGTGAACCACGGTTTGGGCAGTCTTACCCATACTTCCAGTCGTCAAGTTGCCTATTCAAGTTAGTCTTTTAGGAAAATGTGTGTGTGTATTGGCATAATTTGTAAGCCATTGTGAGAACTGaaaaataactttgaaaatgaggTGAGTGGTAAAAGTTTTAGTAGATAAATATGGCATTCACCACTTAACAATGCCTGTAGTTCTAGGTTTGAGGTCAGTAGTtgatgtgaatttggcccagttttacaatcagatgctcttcctgatgcaaacACGATTtcgaggaatgtattcactgttgtgtgtttctgtgttggttggtagtgtataTAAAAGGAAGGCAAGTGCATTcagatgaacacaaatacccagtccccaagccaaaggaattaaccatatgcagttaaactCCCCAACCCGAtcagaaatcgaacccgaacccCTCTGAACCTAAAGCCAAATAAATACCTGTAACAATCAGACAAAGTTTACTACACTTAATTTAGTACTGAAAAAGAATGTTATCCAGTAAATTGTTCCAGTTGGGCACCCATCAGGTGTAAATATTTATAGTGTATAGGGCCTTAAGTGATTTTAGGCTGGGTTTCATTTCACCAACAAGCACATCcaaaaacaaacacaaagcaaaaatTGGTTCAGGGAACAATTATAttcggccttttttttttttttccagcctgACACGTGTGAGAGCCTTTTGAGAATATTCCTTCTGTACTCCaaagaataataattattgttattggcttcacgtcctactaactacttacatattttggagatgccaaggtgccaggaTTATGTTGTGCAGTAATTTGTATATGCCAGTAAATTACAGAGAGgtggctaacgtatttgaacaccttcaaatatagCGAGCACGCCTTATTGTAATTGTGGATATTATCAGTCTGATAATGTTATAATTTTTATGAAGTCTTTTGCAAACTAATGCTATTGGAAAAATGCTGTTTCTTGAAATCTGAGTATCTGTATATGTTACATTTTTTTCTTATTACAGTGTTTGTTTCCAAGTTCTGTATGGCCCTGAAAGTTTTATCACGGTTCTTTTTTCCAATTACTGTGCTGTATTGGAAGTAATGGTACTCTTCTCTGGAGAAAAGATAACCAGGTTTTGGAGATGGTATTCTCTCACTTTCTCTTTTACCCAGATCGAACCTGTTTCAGTTTACCAACAGTTTTTATAGCTGAAGTTCACGGTGTTGCAGAGCGATGATGGCTAATGTAAAATGTGAAGAATTTAACGTTAAAGAGAAACTTTCAGTTATAGAACATTACGACAGGCTACCATCTGAAATGTGGCTGGCGTTAGATGTTTTGTGACGGAGAGTTCAGCACTGGTCAGTAGAATTCCAAAAAACATTCTGAATATGAATGATTTACTAATGAACTCCTAAGGGAAAATCCGAAGCTAACAACAGTTAATGATCAAAAATATATAGTTCACTTAACTTTTATGCATGAATAATTAACTTTCAATTTGGTGTTTTTGGTCGTTATCAACTGGTtaatacactgtctgacaaaaaaaaaaaaaaaaaaaaaaaaaaattgaagcacccagaagaaatggtcagatgtcaatgtaactttggACGCATTCACACTATCAGCTGGTATGTAAATGATTAGGGTTGCAATTTTCTGCAACAGGTAGAATGGCCAACAGAGTGCATTAGTGTGTGTTACAAGCCCTGGTAGGATGTATAAAACCTTGAACAACGTCAGATGTTGAGTCATCGCTGTGAAGAACAcagagatgccgcgtactcgtgtgaggcAGCGTTGTCAGCACCTGACAGCGTTTGAAAGGTgtctcattgtgggtctccatttggctggctggttGAATCTTGTAATATCCAGATTTGTGAGGCATTCGCATGTGACATTGGCCTGGTCTTGGACTGCATGGGGAAACTGAGGGCAGGCATACCCGTCAAGGTTCTGGTCGCCTGACTGCCATGAGGGAGGATCgccatattgtgcaccaagcacatcgtaaacCCTTCACATCTGCGTCTGTCGTCAGAGGACAAGTAATGGACTACCTGTAACAATCTCATCCCGCATCATTCGTCTGAGACTAGCAACGGCCGGACTAGGGAATTTCCGTCCCATGCATAGTctaccgttaacaccacaacataaACGACTGCATCTGAAGTGGTgtcgtgaccgggaagcatggactacTGATGAATaacgtcgcattgtgttcagtgaaGAATCACAGTTTTGCATTACCCCGGATGCCCATTGTCTACAAATATTGTGGTGACCTGAGAGGAGGTCCCATTCTTCctatgttttggagaggcacagtagTGTTGCTCTTGGCggcatggtgtggggagccattggATACGAGTTCAGCTCGTggttggtagtgattgagggaattcCGACGGCAAAACaatacgtcacggacatcctgcattCTCATGTGTTAACCTCTCATGCGGCAGTGTCGTGGTGGCATTTTTTCAACAGGGCAGTGCTGTCCACAAATGGTATGTGTCTGTATGAACTCTCTGCATGATGTTGGGggtactcctgtggccagcaagatccccagatctgccCCCAATAGAATGTGTGAGACCAGCTTGAACGTCAACTCCATcctagtgccagtatccaggacATCGAGGACCAGTTGAAACAGTTGTGGgccaacttgcctcaggagaggatacaacggctttgaCACCCTTTCCAACTGAAtcggtgcatgcatccaggccagagggggtgcatCGTCATGCTGATAaatgggctcgtactgccaagttcttagCAAATTTGACTCGATTTTCTAATCGCTGacataacatcacataccctctcaacatgtgaagtttcatttAGTTTTCTCCTCCCTTCTGAgtgcttcagtttttttttttcagattgtcTGCATCCCAAAGAGATCATAATAAGAGGTGTGCACTGTACATCCGGACTGAACCTTGACtgaacctaccaacttgagctactcagcctggcttacTACAGATTTTCATGTTCATATAAATGTTATTTAGGCTGTGTATTAGAACCCACCATTCTCTTGTGAAGGAGAGGAACTTCAATACTCCCGTAGACAAAAGTGGAACAAATCTTGGATTTATTATCAAATGGTGATTGGATGATGGAACATAAAAATGTAATACCTATCAGAAATATTGTGTGAAGTGGAACATATTTTGCCTTCGTATGAACTTTGGACACCAATAtaaataacatatgagtaacaacacagtaaaggtttccacctattcaatacaaaatatatttccTCAGCCTTACAGCTATTCATATCAGTACCAAAAATAGGGCTGTTGGGATACACGAGCTAGATTCAAACGACAACATTTATCTCTTTTCAGGGCACACTTGTACTTAATTTCTCAAGAAGGCTATTCCTATGCCCCTTTGATCATATTTCCAGAGTTTCATGAACGCTTATCTTCACCAACATTGAAAGCGTGTTTGTTCCAAGTCTGTATAATCACAATATAGTTTTAGACTTTATTCAAAGTAGGTATAATGTTGAATGTATTTCATCAGTGGAGTGCCAAGAATGATGTCTGCCATTCAACAATAGCTACCTCGGCTTGGGTTGAATCCACAAACGTGGTTTCGTTAGTGGGACACACTACCTCTGATCCACCGAAGGAACTATTGGTGTAATGGCAATATCCTGAAGTTGTCCCTTGTCATGAGGTGTTTAGCTCTTTTGAACCTCTCTACTTTTGATCACTTTCTGACCATTAGAATTATAATTCTGTGGTTGTATTAATTTCTTGCACAAGATAATTTAATGAGGACAAATGTTGCTATTATAACATGTAACTTTAACTGGAAGGATCTCCAAAGACCCATAATTTCTACCATTGAGAAATTAGTTTCCTATAAATGTCATAAAATAAACATTAGTCCTATTATCTTGATAGTCTACCTTTGTAGCGGAATGGTTAACACTATTGGCTTCTGTCCTTGAGGTGTCCAAGTTCCATTCCCGGTACTACCAAAGAtttaagattggcatgagggttgTTATGTGGTTAACAaactacatgcagctcacctcccataagggtgtgcctgaaaagagctgcaccactttgaAACAGGAGTTTAATAGTTTCCTATAATGATGGAACAATAAATTACTCTTATTAATCTGTTCGATTCATTATAAAGGATGAATTCGTACTACTTCATCTTTCATCATTAGTGATTACTTTTACTAAACCAAGACACGTACTGTAGGATATCGACACcattgaaaacaaaatatattttatattggCAGGACTTTACAGTCTTATAAATCATTTGCAATAGTTCAACATTTTCAATTACAGTAGGACTTATTAACTGAAAGTAACAATCAGATTCAGTAGCAGCGTAAATAAGTTTCAAGATCTATTGATTCAATACTATGTACAAATAAAATGTATACATTAAAACCAATAACTTTAACCAGTTAGGCATTTATTACAAAATGGGGCACAGAGGTTTTTCACAAGACTCCAGTTGTGTGAATAGTACTTTATTGACGTCGTGAAATTCTTATAGTAGGTACATTGATAACTCAGGATGTAACTGAGCCGTTATTTTGGAACTTGAGAAGACAACAAGTTTTGTTTCTGATATAATTTACATTATTTGCACACTACATTGCTACTTTGATTCAAGATGTGGAACAAACTTCAAACTTTACTAAAACTTAACCTGTTAATTGATTACAAAAAAAATTGATGAAACACATTTACATGCCATTAATATTAGTAAATcatcttcataaattcagtatggAAGCTGGAGTATTTACTCAATATAACCTCATGAAATTCAAAGAAAGTtagcctttttttttcttcttcataacaGAAAATCTTATGCTAATTATTGAGTCAGCTCTAAGTTGGTTGCTTTTTTGATATTTAGTATCAGTACACCAGTTTTTGTCATTTGCAGTCCACTGCAAAGTACTGTGCCCACACCATCACATTTTATTAGTGTTTTACAACCTCTGAATTTCATTTCTCTTTCTCATTATCATCTTTTTCTTCCATATTTTTGTTGCAGTTCGGtgcaatctttattattattattattattattattattattccgctgcCTCATGCCATGTATCATCTAATAAACCCTTTCTCCTATCTTTGCCAAAAATTTGTTGGGTTGCcctatgttttttttgtttttttcgaaATTActagtatattttaaaaattaattcaaccGATGCAGTTGACATCCCACCATGTACGTTCACTTCCTTTTTCATCTTTCTTTGTAGCTTTTATGGCATCGTGTTTTAATGGTGCTGAACACTGGAAGAATGGACCAGGCGGCAACTGAACAGCAACATCCTCCTTCAACTATTCCAAAAACCAGAGATGTCTTCTTCCCACATAAGGAAGTGAAGAAGGGACCCGtgataacaattataataatatgaGCGGGCATAGTGAAGTGCCCATGCCTTCTGAAACTCTTACGAAGCGAGAAGCACTCATCGAGGATACAGTTGTTCAACAGCAGCAGCAAATGTTTCAAGAAGTTAAGATAGGAGATCTTGATTCCTATGATACTGGCAGTGATGATGGTGGACTTTCGTATGATGATCAGGAGCCAATTCTATGTGAGGTGGTATTGCAGGAAGAGACAGATGATAGTGGTTCAGAGTGCCAGGCCACAGACAGTACTGATTCCAAGCAATCGACTGATACAGATCAGCCCTCTCTCTCCCAAGTTTTTCTTTTGAGTGGATTTCATGAAGGTCTGTTTAAATGTCCTGCGTGTACACTGAAGTTCAACACTAAAGATGAATTAAGTGACCATATGAGGTATCACCAGCAACTTGCTCATTGGTGTAAACATTGCTACGAATGTTTTAGCAGTGGTTACCTGCTTCGTGTTCATATGAGGCAACATTCAAATAAGGAATGTGTTGTTTGTGATTACTGCAAAAAGTCCTTTGCTAAGAAAACCATCCTTTTAAGACACTTACGTAAACATACTCTGGAAATCAAATGTGAGGTCTGTAATAAAGGATTTACATGTAATTCTGCTCTTAACGATCATTTAAGGACTCATACTGGTGAGCGGCCGTTCACTTGTAAAACGTGTGGCGGCTGTTTTATTAGGAAAGGTGATCTTAAAATTCATGAAAGAACACATACAGGTGAAAAGCTGTTTATTTGTCCTGAGTGCGGGAAAACCTTCCCAACATGCAGCAAGTTAGCAGATCATATTAGGACACATACAGGGGAGCGTCCTTTCCAGTGCCCAGTGTGTTTCAAGTGCTTCTCTAGAAAAGACGGACTACGAGTCCACATTAGATTGCATTCAGGCGAAAAACCGTTTGAATGTGAGACATGTAGTAAACATTTTGGTGACTCTCAGGCTCTCATGAAACATACTAGgacacatactggagagcgtcctTTCAAGTGTGACCACTGTGACCGATGGTTTTCGAAGCGAAGTAACTTGGTTTCTCACATGAAAGTACACACAGGAGATCGTCCGTGGGTGTGTCAGTATTGCAATAAGGCATACATTACTAAAGATAATCTTGCTAGGCATGAGATCAGTCATACTGGAAACAAGCCGTTCAAATGTCCTGAGTGTGATAAAGCTTTTGGTCGGCAGTATAATTTAGTTACTCATTTAAAAGTTCACACTGGCCTTGATCTAATAAAATGCAGGACTTGTGATCG is drawn from Anabrus simplex isolate iqAnaSimp1 chromosome 1, ASM4041472v1, whole genome shotgun sequence and contains these coding sequences:
- the LOC136857293 gene encoding gastrula zinc finger protein XlCGF57.1 isoform X2, yielding MSGHSEVPMPSETLTKREALIEDTVVQQQQQMFQEVKIGDLDSYDTGSDDGGLSYDDQEPILCEVVLQEETDDSGSECQATDSTDSKQSTDTDQPSLSQVFLLSGFHEGLFKCPACTLKFNTKDELSDHMRYHQQLAHWCKHCYECFSSGYLLRVHMRQHSNKECVVCDYCKKSFAKKTILLRHLRKHTLEIKCEVCNKGFTCNSALNDHLRTHTGERPFTCKTCGGCFIRKGDLKIHERTHTGEKLFICPECGKTFPTCSKLADHIRTHTGERPFQCPVCFKCFSRKDGLRVHIRLHSGEKPFECETCSKHFGDSQALMKHTRTHTGERPFKCDHCDRWFSKRSNLVSHMKVHTGDRPWVCQYCNKAYITKDNLARHEISHTGNKPFKCPECDKAFGRQYNLVTHLKVHTGLDLIKCRTCDRTFTTASSRNEHEKRHRHGPLYSVENLNKIT